AGGGGCGCGTGGACGCGCTGCGCCGGTGCGTGCCGATGGTCGCCAAGATCAAGGACCCCACGCTGCGCGACGAGTACGCCCGTCAGCTCGCCGGATGGGTCGGTTGGGACGATGTGGCGCAGGTGCTCGCGCGGGTGCGTGAGGAGGCTGGTAAGGCCGCCAAGGGCGGTGCGGTGGCGACCGACCGTCGTCCCCGTGGGACCGAGCCCGCGGCGCCGAAGGTCAGCATGCCCGACCCCAAGGATCCGACGCTGTGGCCGCAGCGCGAGGCGCTCAAGGCGGCACTGCAGTTCCCGGCGTTCGCCGGACCGGTGTTCGACTCGCTGACTACCGACAGCTTCACCCACCCCGGATACGTGGCGGTGCGCACCGCGATCGAGGCGGCCGGCGGCACTGCGGCGGGGATCGTCGGTGCGGAGTGGATCGAGAAGGTGCGTCAGAGCGCGTCGTCGCAGAACCAGGTGACGTTGATCAACGCGCTGACCGCCGAGGTGATCCAGGTGGACAGCGACGAGCGGCTGCCCCGGTACATCGGGTCGGTGCTGGCCAAGTTGCAAGAGGTGTGGGTCGGGCGGCAGGTGGCCGAGGTTAAGTCCAAGCTGCAGCGGATGTCACCGGTGGAGCACGCCGACGAGTACCACGCGTTGTTCGGCGATCTGGTGGCGCTGGAGGCGTACCGGCGCAGTCTGCTGGAACAGGTCAGCGGGGACGATCTGTCCGTCTGACCTACTTGTTGTCGAGCTGAGGCTCGGGCTCCAGGATCATGGTCGTCTCGTCGATCGGTGTGAGCTCCACCATGTGCGGGTCAGGGGACAGCGAGTTGGCCAGGCGCCGTCGGCTGATCTCGATCAGCTTCTTGGTCGCGGGGCTGCCGGTGACGGCCTGATACCCATTGACGATCTGCTCGTATCGGCGGCGGCCAGCCTTCGCACCCAGCACGTAGCCGGCTGCCAGCACCAACAAAACCCGAATCACGAACCCTCCACCAACTAACGAAGTTCTCCCTATCCTGCCTGACGCTCCTGTGAACGGCTGCGTCAGGACGGTCACATCTGCCCGCCTCTGAGCGACAACCCACGATGCCCACCGTTTTTGTCGCTCGTAGGCGGGCACCGAGGGGAACCGACTTGGCTTTCACCCCCGGTCGTAGGCTAGAGTCATGCCTCGGCTCGCGGTACAAACAACGCGAACCGGTAATCCCCTGTAGCTCAATTGGCAGAGCTTCCGACTGTTAATCGGACGGTTCTTGGTTCGAGTCCAAGCGGGGGAGCGCAGCAGGTTCTACGCCTCGAACTCCGTCTCCTCATGGAGGCGGAGTTTTGCGTTCACCGGCCAACAGCGATTCCGCACCGCGTCTAGGAGTCTCCACGCGACTCCACGCCAGCGCACACGACTGAGCGGCCATTATCCGGCTCGGTGCTTTGCCCGGTGGCGGCCAAGGCGGCGATTCGCGGACCCGTCGCTGGCTTGAATCCTCAACCCCGGGGTTCGCGTCGATGCCACCATGGTGCTGATCGCCAAGCTTCGCCTTCGATGGTCACTTCTCGGAAGCGTTCGTCGAGTTCGGCAACCGCCAGCCGGAGCCGGTGTGCACGGCGACCGCCGCGGTGCATGAGTGATTCGAGCCGGTCGCGAGCGTCGTCAAGAATGAGACCGTCACACCATGGGCAGAAGCCGGTACGTTCATGGCCGCCTTCGCGTACTCGTTTCTCTGTTCGCTCTACGTGTTGGCGCCATTGGTTGAGATATCGCAGGGCGGCGCCATCTTGGCGGGGCCGGCGGATGCGGTGCGGGTTCACCGCTGGAATAGGGCTCGTGCCCTTTCATGGAAAGTGTTCATATGCAACGCCGTATCGTGGCGCGGCCGGTGCAGGTCGGCCAAGATGCCGACGAAACCAAGATAGCAGGGAAGTCCGCGAAGGTGGCTGGCCGCACGCGCTCACAGTGGGCAGCCTGGGAATCTAGCTGGGTGACTCGACGTCCTGTCCCGACGCGTAGTGAATCGTGACCGGGACGCCGGTCACCTCCTCGATCAGCATCGCGCCTAGCGGCTTCAGCTCGTAGTACCGGTGAACGTTGCCCTGCGTATCGGGCGCTGTGGAGCATGGCCCGTTCGGGCATACCACCCTGATCGGCGCCGCGAGCACGGCGATGAGCAGCGCGCCGACAATACCCGTGATGATGGCAGTTCTTTTCACGTCACCCCTCGCTCGTCTCGTCCCCCGCAGCGCCAGATAGTCCGATCCAACGCCACCGCCAACTCGTCCGCGGACCAACGCCTCTGATCTACGCCACCTGCCACAAACGACAGGCTACTTCTGGGGTCTCCGTGCAGATCGTGAACCGACGCTGCGGATGCTTGTAGCCGCCCTCGGCGCAGCCGTCCAAAGTGGTAGTGTCCAAGATGATCTCGATTGGCCTGATGCGTTTGGGTGCATCGGTGTCGGTGCAGGCAACCTTGGTTACAGGCTGGGCCACGCTGATGCACGACGATGTGTCCCATGCCAGGTCTAGACATGCGGTGTACTGGCAGGTGGCCGCGGAGTTGGCGTAGACCGAGTGGTCGGCATCCCCGCATTCTTTCGGAACATTCACACGCTGAACGACCCGGTAGGTATTTCGGTCCGAACCACAATCCACCACCGTTCAGTGCGGCATTCACCAGCTCGCCGCCCAAATTCACGCACCCACCCACCGGCGCCTCGAGGACCGAGGCCAGTCCCGCATACGGTCGAGGCGCCAGGATAGCTTCCGGTACGGCGCAACATGAGTCTGACGCTTGTGACCTGGGGAAAACCGCGATACCGTTGCGCAATCGGAGCTTTGCTGCCAGCAGGGAGAGCTATGAGAAAGCTGGGTTTATTAGTCCTTGCGGGCGCGCTGTTGCTTGCGTTTTTCGTCGTCTACGTCCGGGATCGTCCCGAGAGAAACGAGGCTCCGGTCTCTCGTGATGAGGCCGTTGGAGTCGCCTCCCCAACTACGGTCGCAACGATTTACATTGGCGGCCTCGTGCCCGCGCCTTTCTCCGATGTCGACGCCGTTATCGGTGGAGAGCAGCCGGTCTATAACGAGCCCAGATTCAGCGATGAGTCTTCGTCTACCGAGCCGCCAAGGCAACGGTCGTGGACTTTGGCTTCGGGTACTCACGTCACCGTGAAATGTAGAGCGGGCTTGCCGTACTACACCTCCGAGGGCCGGACCTGGACTCCAGATTTATTCGTGTACTACGAATCGGGAAACCCTGCAGTCCAAGGGCAGGGTTACATCGCCGGGACCGCAATCGCTCTCCGGGGCCGCACGCCAGACACCAACCAGTTGATTAGCGGGGAGCAGCTGCGGCTGTGCGGGCGATGACTTGTGTGAACGACGGCATGCAACACGACACCTCGCGCCGGCCCGATCTCGCTTCGATCCAAACAACCTGCGTGCCAGTCGTGCAACGACTACAAGCCAGGACTGGGGGACCGCGGCTAGCTTGATGCGATGGACGGCGGCGGCAATGCTAGGCGATATGGCGCAAGGCATCGTGAAGTTCTTCAAGCCCGAGAAAGGCTGGGGTGCGATCACGTCACCTGAGCTGCCCGACGGGCTGGACGCCTTCGCGCACTACACGGCGATTGAGGGCGAGGGCTTTCGGATGCTCAGTGAAGGGGAGGGCGTTGAGTTCGACTATGAGAAGAGGCAGCAGGACAGCTTCCAGTTCGTCGCAACACGCGTGCGTCAGCTCTGACTCGCGCCGACTGACTTGTGCGACCTACTTGCGACGTAGCGCCCAATCTTCGCGCATCTCGCGACTGAAGCGCCATCCGATCCCATCGAAGGATTCCATGATCGGCTGCCCACCACCCGGTGACGGTAATAGGCAGGGCCCGCAAGGATCACTCCTAGAAATAAACCAAACAGCATCACGGTTATGGCTTTACGCCACATGCCTTTGACGGCGAAGTAGATCGGCCCAAAGAACAGAGCTGGCAGCCTTGTCCGGTCTCGCTGCCGATACCTTCTCGGTAGCATCCGGCGCATGGCCATCAAGCTCGAGAACGTTGGGATCGCCGTGCGCGACCTCGAAGCGACTATCGCGTTTTTCACCGACCTCGGTCTCACGGTCGTCGGCCGCGCCACGGTCAGCGGCGAGTGGACCGAGACGGCCGTGGGCCTCGATGGCAACCACGCGAACATCGCGATGCTCCAAACACCGGACGGTCATGGCCGCCTCGAACTGTTCGAGTACATCCATCCCGAAGCAATCGAGTCGAATCCCACTCGTCCCAACGAGATTGGCATGCATCGTGTCGCCTTCTCAGTCGATGACATCGACCAAGCCCTTGAGATAGCCGCGAAGCACGGCTGTCATCCACTTCGAGGCGTCGCGACCTACGAAGACATCTACAAACTCACGTACGTTCGCGGCCCCAGCGGCATCATCGTGATGCTCGCCGAGGAGCTGCAGAAGGGCTGACCGGACTTGCTCTGCCGCCGATGCGAGTCATACTTCATCCGGTGAGGAGCGCAGTGCGTGTGGGCGTGGTCTTGATGGCCTGCGCGCTTGTTTCGTGCTCACGCGCCCCCGAGCTTCCGCCGATGGAAACCGAGGTGAGCGACGGCCCGTTGGTCTGCAAGGTCCAGGAGATGGTCCGCCTCGGAAACATGGTGCCGATGCTGACCTCGCACGGTTCGCTGCCGCGACCAACCGGGTATTGGGCGGCGTTCTCGATCGTGGTCACCAACAACGGCGCCGAGAAGTCGAGCGCATTCAATGTCACCGACCAATCGTTAGCCACCTCGGAGGGGCCTGTCGTGCCCCTACCGAAGATCCATGAACTTTTGGGCAATCCTGTCGACGTCCTCGCCGGGGATCAGGAGACGTTCACCGTCGCCTTCGAGGTGCTTCCCGGCGCGATCATGCGCTCCTTGACCCTTCGGTGCGGCACCAAGTCCATCACCGTGGGCGTGGACCAGCCGAGCTAGCCGGCACCCCGCGACGCGCGTTTATCTCCCGACAATGTCGGGTATCCGAGCGTGCACCACCCGAACAACTGGTGACGAGGCAAGGAGCGGGCGCATGACCGTCGTAGCCGGAAGTACGTTCGAGCGATTGGTGGGCGGCCGTCTCACCACCTATGTCGTCAAGGCCGTGCGTTGGGCACCGTTTCAGTACGCCGAGGTGGAACCCGTGAAGGGCGGCAGACGCCAATCGATGCCGCTGCGGGAGATCGAGGAGCGTGTGGTCGATTTCCGGTCCCTGGAGGAGCTCGCGGATCTCTAAATCCCAAGCCGCAGCGGGACTATCCTGGAGGCATGAAGCGACCACGCAAAGTGGCGCGAATTCTCGGCTCCGCACTTGTCGCGGCAGCTCTGGCTTCAGCGCCAATGATCTTGCCCAGCCCGGCAGCGGGCACCGCCCACGCGACCGTATGCGCGTCGGCCGGAACCACCTCCAAATGCGAGGGTGTGCCCAGCTCGGCCTGGTACGGCTACGGCTATTACCCACCCGGTGCGTACTGGGGAGCTCCGGGATACCCGCCCTTAGCGGGGGCGGGCATCCCGATACGTCCTATCCCTTGACGGCGTTGACGGCCTTCACGAAGACGTCGGACAGCTCGTTACGGTCGACCTCACCCATGCCCGACACCGACACGGCGTGGTGATCGTCGAGCTGCGCGGAGTAGGCGACCTGCGCCATTTCCTTCTCCATGCCGGGCGCGCTGATCTTGATACTGGTCGAGGTCCCGCTCGTCGTCACTCCGTCGATGGCGGGCGCGTCGATCTTCTCGCCGGTGCCCTCGGCCATGCCGGCGATCGAAATGGTGAACTTGTCGCACGCGCCGCCCGTGGTGTCGGCGGGAATCGGGTTCACAGTCTCCATCGCCGCGGCGATGATCATCGTCTTGGACAGCGGATCGGCGCCGCCCTTGGCTCCGGTGATGCCCTGCATCGACGTCCCGGTCACCTGCGGGAAGGCGCCCAACATCTTGTCGGCGCATTCCTGCGGCGTGAAGGTGGCCTTGTCGAAGATGCCCTTCATCTGGTCGAGCATCTCCTGGGTGACCGTCGTCTTGGGCTGCACCTCGACGGTGTACCCGGCGGGGAACTGGTCCTTGATGGTGTCGATCTTGGCGATGTCGATGCTGCTGGCCGGGGCCGCAGAGCTGGTGGCGCTGCTGACCGACGTGTCCGCGGACTCGTCCTTCTTGTCGTTGTTCGAACACGCCAGCAACAGTCCGCCGGTCAATACGACGGTGCCGAAAACGGTAAGCGAACGATTCATGTCGGTAATTCCCCTCTGAGCAGTGCGTTTTCAGCAACCTGGAAGTAGATTCAATCATCGTGGCAATCGACGGCTCTACGGGATCTGCCGAACTACCGCATGAATTTGACCACACGCACCCAGACGTGTCCGGGGGATGGTTGCGTGCGGCCACGTTCGGCGCCATGGACGGCCTGGTTACCAACACGGCTCTGGTCGCCGGTGTGGGTGCCAGCGGGCTCGACGCGCACGCCATCGTGCTGACCGGCGCGGCCAGTCTGGTGGCGGGTGCGTTCTCGATGGCGCTCGGGGAATTCACGTCGGTATCGACGTCCAACTCGCAGATCGAGCACGAGGCGAGCGTGGAGCGTCGCGCGATCCAGCTGCATCCGGACGCCGAGAAGCAGGAGCTCATCGGCATGCTCGGCGACATCGGCCTCTCGCCGCAGACCGCGGCTGCCGCGGCCGACGAGATCCATCGGGACGAGAACACCGCGGTGACGATTCACCTCACCCGCGAGCTCGGCGTCAATCCCAACGACACCCCGTCGCCGTGGGTGGCCGCCATCTCCTCGTTCCTGACATTCTCGGTGGGCGCCGTGGTGCCGCTGATCCCGTTCCTGCTGGGCTTCGCGTCACTATGGGCCGGGCTGATCTGCGGCGGCGTGGGCCTGCTCATCGCAGGATGGGTCGCTGGGCGCTTCACCGCGCGGGCCCCGTGGATAAGTGCCGTGCGACAGTTGGCCTTTGGCGCCATCGCTATCGGTGCCACCTACCTGATAGGCCATGTGATCGGCGTCGCGGTGAATTAGTGCCCCGCGCGGCGAAGCTGAGAAGGCGCTGAGAGCGGTTGAGCCTGCTGGCAGAATTGTGAAGTGAATTTCACCAGGGTGCCGCTGAAACCCGATGAGTTGGCCCAGGCGGCCGTCATGGCCGCGCTCACCGCATCCATGGTCATCATCGGCACCACCCTGCCCATCTTCGGCGCCATCCAACTGCTCGGCGCGGTTCCCATGGGTCTGCTCGGCTACCGGTATCGCGTCCGGGTGCTGCTGGCCGCGGCACTGGCCGGTGGCGTCATCGCGTTCCTGCTCGCCGGGCTCGGCGGATTCATCGCGATGTGCCAATGCGTCTACATCGGCGGCCTCACCGGGGTGGTGCGCCGTCGCGGGCACGGCATGCCCGTGTTGACGGTGCTCGGGGTCATCTGCAGCACGATCATCGCCGCCTTGGCGGTCGGCGCGCTGTCGCTGCTGGAACGGATGCGCACCCTGCTCTTCGATGCGCTGCGGGCCTCGCTGGAGGGCCTGTTCAAGATGATTGCGCATGTGCCGCATCTGGAATTCGTGGGTGCGGACGCCACCAGCGCCATCGACTTCGCGATGCGCAACTGGGTGTGGTTCATCGGCGGCATCGTCTTCACCTTCGTGCTGCTGCACACGATGTTCGGCTGGTGGGTGCTCTCCCGGGTGATCAGGCGGCTCGCCGTGATCCCCGATGTGCACCAGCTCGATCCGCCGGCCGACGCGGGTGCGGTGGGCCCGGTGCCAGTTCGTCTGCACGATGTGCGTTTCCGCTATCCGCGTGGCGAAGCCGATGCGCTGGCGCCGCTTTCGATGCACATCGATATCGGTGAGCACGTCGCGATCACCGGCCCCAACGGTTCCGGCAAGAGCACCCTCATGCGCATCCTGGCCGGGCGCGAACCCACGTCCGGTGAGATCCAGCGGCCCGGAACGGTGGGTCTCGGCGCGGTCGGTGGCACCGCCATCGTCATGCAGCATCCGGAAAGTCAGGTGCTGGGCACCAAGGTCGCCGACGACGTGGTGTGGGGCCTGCCCGCCGATCACCAGGTCGATATCGACGGTCTGCTGCGCGAGGTCGGGCTGGAGGGCATGGGGCAGCACAGCACGTCGTCGCTGTCGGGCGGAGAGCTACAGCGGCTGGCAGTGGCTTCGGCGCTGGCGCGCGAACCCGCGCTGCTGGTGGCCGATGAGATCACCAGCATGGTCGACCCGCAGGGACGCCAGGATCTGCTCGGGGTCCTGTCCCGGCTCACCGCCCAGCACCGAACATCCTTGGTGCACATCACACATTTTCAGTCCGAGGCTGTCGCCGCTGACCGCGAAGTGGCGCTGCGTGCCGTCAACGGCAAGACGGCCCGTACTGCGATTCAGACCGTGCCCGTGCCCACCACCACGGCCGCGACGCCCGATGTCGAGTCGCCGGTGGTTCTCGAATTCGACTCCGTCGGCCATCAATATGCCAGCGGCACACCATGGTCCAAGACGGCGTTGCACGATGTGTCGCTGACCGTCCACGAGGGCGACGGTGTGCTCATCCACGGCGGCAACGGCTCGGGCAAGTCGACGCTGGCCTGGATCGCCGCCGGCCTCACCAAACCCACGACGGGCCAGTGCCTTTTGGACGGTAAGCCGGTCTCCGATCAGGTGGGGTCCGTCGCCATCTGTTTCCAGGCGGCCCGGTTGCAGCTGCTGCGCAGCCGCGTCGACTACGAGATTGCCTCGGCAGCAGGGTTTTCGGGGCGCGATACGGCGCGCGCCATCGAGGCTCTGGCCCGGGTGGGACTCGAGCCCGGCTTGGCCACGCGTCCCATCGATCAACTCAGTGGCGGCCAGATGCGCCGGGTGGTGTTGGCCGGATTGCTGGCCCGCTCGCCGCGTGCGCTCATTCTGGATGAGCCGCTCGCGGGTCTGGATGCCGAGGCGCAGGCCGGCCTGCTGCGGCTGCTGATCGAGGTGCGTGAGCGTGAACGGCTGACCATCGTGGTCATCTCGCATGACTTCGACGGCATGCAGGAGCTGTGTCCGCGCACCGTGCACCTGCAATCCGGCGTGCTGCTGCCCGAGTCGGTGGCATCGGGGGACCGGTCATGACCACGACACGTGCACCGCGCCGCCCCGTTGTGCTGTTGCGTCCGGTGCCCGGCACCTCGACCATTCACGAGCTGTGGGCGGGGACCAAACTCATTGCGGTCTTCCTGATTTCGGTGCTGCTGACGCTGTTTCCCACCTGGACAGCTATCGGAGCGGTGGCCGGGTTGGTGATCCTCACCGCGTGGCTGGCGTACATTCCGCGCGGCGCCGTACCCACCATCCCGATGTGGATGCTGGCGCTGGTGATCGGCGGTAGCCTCACCGTGTTCTTCAGCGGCGGGCCACCGTTTTGGCACATCGGCGGATTGACCATCGGATTCCACGGGGTGCTCGCGGTCGCGCGCACGACCGCCGTCGCGATAGTGCTGCTCGGTGCCGGAGCCATGGTGTCGTGGACCACCAATGTCTCCGAGATCGCGCCCGCGGTGGCGCTCTTGGGTCGGCCGCTGAAGGTCTTCGGGATCCCGGTCGACGAGCGCGCCGCCACGCTGGCGCTGTCGTTGCGGTCATTCCCGATGTTGTTCGACGAGTTCCGGGTGCTGGTCGCGGCCCGCAGGCTGCGTCCTCCTCAGGTGCGCGAGGGCAGGCGCGGGTTCCGGTGGGTGTCCGAGGTGGTCGATATGCTCACGGCGGCCATCACGGTCGCCCTGCGGCGTGCCTCGGAGATGGGGGATGCGATCACGGCGCGCGGTGGTACCGGGCAGATCGCGGCGCACCCGGTGCGGCCGGGTCTGCGTGATGCGGTGGCGCTACTGCTGCTGATCGCGGTCGGAACCGCGGTCGTGTTGTTCGAGGTGCTGTAGCGCGGGGGAATGGCGTCGAGTGTGCCGATGGTGTCGATTTCTGGGGGAATTTCGACCGTATCCGCACACTCGGCGCGCAGTTACCGCTCCAGTGCCTTGTTCGCCGCCTGCTGCGCCTGTTGCAACGCGGTGTGTACGTCGAGCCGTCCCAGGAACATCTCGGCGAAATAGGGCTTCAGCGCGGCGAACCCGGCCCCGTAGCCACGCCCATTGGGTGCGGCGATCTGGGGACCGTTGAGCACCTCGAAGAACGGTGCGACGTCGACGCCCTTGCCCGCCCAGTGCTGAAAGTACGGCTCCCGCGCGCTGAGCACGGCCGGGATCGCCGCGCCGTCACGGCCCAGGAACGCGTTCCCGTCGGCGCTACCCATCCAGGCCAGCACCCGCTGGACGGCCTCGGGATGCGCCGACGACGAGTTCGCGGCCGCCACAATGCCGTTGGTGACGCTGACCCGGCCCTGCGGTCCGGCGGGCATCATCGCCACGCCCCACGGGAAGGTGGCGTTCGCCTGGATCTGTGCCAGGTTATAGGTGCCGGACTGGAACAGCGCCATCCGTCCCTGCAGGAACTGGTTGCGCGAGAAGTCGTTGTTGTCGTTGGTGTCGGCGGCCGACGGCGCCACCTTGTCGACGTTGATCAGATCCACCAGGTAGGTGAAGGCCATCTGCGCGCGCGGGTTGGCGAACGCGAACCGGTCGTCGGCCTGGAACACCGCACCCGCCGAGCCGAGGTAATTCAGGTAGATGCCTTGTAAGTCGTTGGCGGCGTTGTATCCCCAATGGCCGGGCCCGGTGAGCCGGTGCAGCATCGGGCGTAGCGTGTCGACGGAGGGATCGGCATCCCAGCGCAGTTCGGCGAGCTCGGTGGGATCGACCTGGGCCTCGTCGAGCAGGTTCTTGTTGTAGTACAGGGCAATCCCGGCATCGCTGAGCTGTGGCACGCCCCAGAGCTTGCCGCCGCGGGTGAATTGGGCGACGACGGATGGATCCCAGTCCGCGTGCGGTGCAACGGGGATGAGGTTCCCGGTGTCGGAGTAGTCGGACAGGTAGCCGCTGTTGACCCAGAAGATGTCGTCGGCGCCGTGCCCGGCCACATCGGTGCGCAGACTGTTGAAGTAGCTCGCATACGAGGTGACGGTGACGGTCACCTCGATCTCGGGATTGCGGCGGCTGAACTCGCCGAACGAGCTGCGATACGCCGTGGCCACCTGCTCGTCCCAGACCCGGACGGTGACTACCGTCTTCCCGTGCGGCGTCTTCGGAATTCCCAGCCATACCGCGATTCCGAAGAGCAGCAGCGCAACCAGCCCGAGGACCAACACGGCGCGTGTCGAGGATTTCATCACTTGAGTCCGCTCAACGTGATGGAACGGACGATGTACTTCTGGAACGCCACGAACAGCATCACCAGCGGCACGATCGCCACCGTGGTCGCCGCCATCACGATGGGCCACTGCGCATTGAACTGGGACTGCAGCCCGGCGGTCGCGACGGTCAGCACCCGCCAGTTGCCTCCGCTGGTGATCACCAACGGCCACATGAAGTTGTTCCATTGCGACACCACGGTGATGAGCGTCAGCGTGATCAGGATCGGCCGGCTGACCGGAACCACCACATGCCACAGGATGTCCAGGGTGCTGGCCCCGTCCAGCCGGGCCGCGCGAATCAGGTCGTCGGGGATGGTGCGGAAATGTTCACGCAGCAGGAAGATCGCGTAGGGCGATCCGAACATGAACGGGATGACCAACGCCCAGAACGTGTTCCGCAGGCCGACCTGCGTCAGCATCAGATACATCGGCACCACGGTCACCGTGGCCGGAATCATCAGCGTGGCCAGGTACACCCAGAACAATCCGTCGCGCCCCGGGAACTGCAGGCGCGCGAAGGCGTACGCGGCCAGCACGGAGAACGTCAGCTGGCCGATCACGATGATCGCCGTCATCAACACCGTCACCAGTGCCGCGCGCCCGAACCCGGCGTCGGCCAGCCCGGTGTAGTTGGCGATCGTGAACGGATTCGGCGGGGCCAACGGAGAGTCGGCAGAGAACTGCTGCGTGGTCTTCAGCGATGCCGACAGGGCGAACAGGAACGGCCCGAGCGTGAGTGCTGCGCCCAGGATCAACAAGAGATAGACGAGCGCATTCCTAGACCAGGTCATAGCTCACCCGCGTCCGGAAGTAGCGGTGCTGGATCACCGTGACGGTCACCAGGATCAGGAACAGGATCAGCGACATCGCGGCCGAACGTCCCACATGAGCGGACTCGAACGCCTCGGCGTACACGCGGTGCGCGGCCAGGTCGGTGCGGTTCTGCGGCCCACCGCCGGTGAGCGCGTACACGGTGTCGAAGGTCTGCACCGCACTCACCACCCCGGTGACAAGGACGAAG
The nucleotide sequence above comes from Mycobacteroides saopaulense. Encoded proteins:
- a CDS encoding cold-shock protein; translated protein: MAQGIVKFFKPEKGWGAITSPELPDGLDAFAHYTAIEGEGFRMLSEGEGVEFDYEKRQQDSFQFVATRVRQL
- a CDS encoding VOC family protein, with protein sequence MAIKLENVGIAVRDLEATIAFFTDLGLTVVGRATVSGEWTETAVGLDGNHANIAMLQTPDGHGRLELFEYIHPEAIESNPTRPNEIGMHRVAFSVDDIDQALEIAAKHGCHPLRGVATYEDIYKLTYVRGPSGIIVMLAEELQKG
- a CDS encoding DUF5642 family protein, producing MNRSLTVFGTVVLTGGLLLACSNNDKKDESADTSVSSATSSAAPASSIDIAKIDTIKDQFPAGYTVEVQPKTTVTQEMLDQMKGIFDKATFTPQECADKMLGAFPQVTGTSMQGITGAKGGADPLSKTMIIAAAMETVNPIPADTTGGACDKFTISIAGMAEGTGEKIDAPAIDGVTTSGTSTSIKISAPGMEKEMAQVAYSAQLDDHHAVSVSGMGEVDRNELSDVFVKAVNAVKG
- a CDS encoding VIT1/CCC1 transporter family protein, which produces MAIDGSTGSAELPHEFDHTHPDVSGGWLRAATFGAMDGLVTNTALVAGVGASGLDAHAIVLTGAASLVAGAFSMALGEFTSVSTSNSQIEHEASVERRAIQLHPDAEKQELIGMLGDIGLSPQTAAAAADEIHRDENTAVTIHLTRELGVNPNDTPSPWVAAISSFLTFSVGAVVPLIPFLLGFASLWAGLICGGVGLLIAGWVAGRFTARAPWISAVRQLAFGAIAIGATYLIGHVIGVAVN
- a CDS encoding ABC transporter ATP-binding protein; the encoded protein is MKPDELAQAAVMAALTASMVIIGTTLPIFGAIQLLGAVPMGLLGYRYRVRVLLAAALAGGVIAFLLAGLGGFIAMCQCVYIGGLTGVVRRRGHGMPVLTVLGVICSTIIAALAVGALSLLERMRTLLFDALRASLEGLFKMIAHVPHLEFVGADATSAIDFAMRNWVWFIGGIVFTFVLLHTMFGWWVLSRVIRRLAVIPDVHQLDPPADAGAVGPVPVRLHDVRFRYPRGEADALAPLSMHIDIGEHVAITGPNGSGKSTLMRILAGREPTSGEIQRPGTVGLGAVGGTAIVMQHPESQVLGTKVADDVVWGLPADHQVDIDGLLREVGLEGMGQHSTSSLSGGELQRLAVASALAREPALLVADEITSMVDPQGRQDLLGVLSRLTAQHRTSLVHITHFQSEAVAADREVALRAVNGKTARTAIQTVPVPTTTAATPDVESPVVLEFDSVGHQYASGTPWSKTALHDVSLTVHEGDGVLIHGGNGSGKSTLAWIAAGLTKPTTGQCLLDGKPVSDQVGSVAICFQAARLQLLRSRVDYEIASAAGFSGRDTARAIEALARVGLEPGLATRPIDQLSGGQMRRVVLAGLLARSPRALILDEPLAGLDAEAQAGLLRLLIEVRERERLTIVVISHDFDGMQELCPRTVHLQSGVLLPESVASGDRS
- a CDS encoding energy-coupling factor transporter transmembrane component T family protein, producing the protein MTTTRAPRRPVVLLRPVPGTSTIHELWAGTKLIAVFLISVLLTLFPTWTAIGAVAGLVILTAWLAYIPRGAVPTIPMWMLALVIGGSLTVFFSGGPPFWHIGGLTIGFHGVLAVARTTAVAIVLLGAGAMVSWTTNVSEIAPAVALLGRPLKVFGIPVDERAATLALSLRSFPMLFDEFRVLVAARRLRPPQVREGRRGFRWVSEVVDMLTAAITVALRRASEMGDAITARGGTGQIAAHPVRPGLRDAVALLLLIAVGTAVVLFEVL
- a CDS encoding ABC transporter substrate-binding protein — its product is MKSSTRAVLVLGLVALLLFGIAVWLGIPKTPHGKTVVTVRVWDEQVATAYRSSFGEFSRRNPEIEVTVTVTSYASYFNSLRTDVAGHGADDIFWVNSGYLSDYSDTGNLIPVAPHADWDPSVVAQFTRGGKLWGVPQLSDAGIALYYNKNLLDEAQVDPTELAELRWDADPSVDTLRPMLHRLTGPGHWGYNAANDLQGIYLNYLGSAGAVFQADDRFAFANPRAQMAFTYLVDLINVDKVAPSAADTNDNNDFSRNQFLQGRMALFQSGTYNLAQIQANATFPWGVAMMPAGPQGRVSVTNGIVAAANSSSAHPEAVQRVLAWMGSADGNAFLGRDGAAIPAVLSAREPYFQHWAGKGVDVAPFFEVLNGPQIAAPNGRGYGAGFAALKPYFAEMFLGRLDVHTALQQAQQAANKALER
- a CDS encoding carbohydrate ABC transporter permease; this translates as MTWSRNALVYLLLILGAALTLGPFLFALSASLKTTQQFSADSPLAPPNPFTIANYTGLADAGFGRAALVTVLMTAIIVIGQLTFSVLAAYAFARLQFPGRDGLFWVYLATLMIPATVTVVPMYLMLTQVGLRNTFWALVIPFMFGSPYAIFLLREHFRTIPDDLIRAARLDGASTLDILWHVVVPVSRPILITLTLITVVSQWNNFMWPLVITSGGNWRVLTVATAGLQSQFNAQWPIVMAATTVAIVPLVMLFVAFQKYIVRSITLSGLK